A window of the Gossypium hirsutum isolate 1008001.06 chromosome A03, Gossypium_hirsutum_v2.1, whole genome shotgun sequence genome harbors these coding sequences:
- the LOC107887455 gene encoding zinc finger protein SHOOT GRAVITROPISM 5 — MLDNSTVSLLPSSPSDPLSSFQNGVSHKRKRKPAGTPDPDAEVVSLSPKTLLESDRYVCEICNQGFQRDQNLQMHRRRHKVPWKLLKRETQEVKKRVFVCPEPSCLHHQPSHALGDLVGIKKHFRRKHSNQRKWVCEKCSKGYAVQSDYKAHLKICGTRGHSCDCGRVFSRVESFIEHQDACSVRGVQPELQAVHPGCSSRSASSTSPSSDANVGIFPVPRIGLSITKSTDPPVFSYSNASTSDHHTQPQHNLELQLLPSSTTHSDEDCATHLKLSIGSSDGGEKNEPSKYSLDTFREKNASETVLEATRLKELASEQLKLAMAENTYAEKARLEAKKQIEMAELEFASAKRIRQQAQGELEKAQVLKDQATKKISATIIQITCQACKHQFHTSTAAVPADETSLAMSYMSSATTEGEGE, encoded by the exons ATGTTGGATAACTCTACTGTTTCCCTTCTTCCATCTTCCCCCTCTGATCCACTCTCTTCTTTCCAAAATGGGGTCTCCCacaaacgaaaaagaaagccagcAGGCACCCCTG ATCCGGATGCAGAGGTGGTTTCTTTATCCCCAAAAACGTTGTTGGAATCAGACAGGTATGTGTGTGAGATCTGCAACCAAGGGTTTCAAAGAGACCAGAACCTTCAAATGCATAGGAGGAGGCACAAGGTTCCCTGGAAGTTGCTGAAAAGAGAAACGCAAGAGGTGAAAAAGAGGGTATTCGTTTGCCCTGAGCCAAGTTGCTTGCACCATCAGCCTTCCCATGCCTTGGGAGATCTGGTTGGCATTAAGAAGCATTTTAGGCGGAAGCACAGCAATCAGAGAAAATGGGTTTGCGAAAAGTGCTCCAAAGGATACGCAGTCCAATCTGATTACAAGGCTCATCTCAAGATTTGTGGCACCCGTGGTCATTCTTGTGACTGTGGTCGTGTTTTTTCCAG GGTGGAGAGCTTCATTGAGCACCAAGATGCTTGCAGTGTTAGAGGAGTCCAACCTGAATTGCAGGCGGTGCACCCTGGTTGCTCCTCTCGATCCGCTTCAAGCACTAGTCCATCAAGCGATGCCAATGTTGGCATATTTCCCGTGCCTAGAATTGGATTGTCAATTACGAAATCAACTGATCCGCCTGTTTTCTCGTACAGTAACGCATCTACTTCTGACCACCACACCCAGCCGCAACACAACCTTGAACTTCAGCTTTTGCCATCATCAACCACTCACTCAGATGAGGATTGCGCAACTCATTTAAAGCTTTCCATAGGATCAAGTGACGGCGGTGAAAAGAATGAGCCTAGCAAGTATAGTTTGGATACATTTAGGGAAAAGAATGCCAGTGAAACAGTATTGGAAGCTACTAGGTTGAAAGAGCTGGCAAGTGAGCAGCTAAAATTGGCGATGGCCGAGAATACCTATGCCGAAAAGGCTAGACTAGAAGCGAAGAAGCAGATAGAGATGGCTGAGCTTGAGTTTGCAAGTGCTAAAAGGATAAGGCAACAGGCCCAAGGTGAACTGGAGAAGGCTCAAGTGTTGAAAGATCAAGCAACTAAGAAGATAAGTGCTACTATCATTCAAATCACTTGTCAAGCTTGTAAGCACCAATTCCATACATCAACTGCTGCGGTTCCAGCTGATGAGACCTCACTTGCTATGAGTTACATGTCTTCAGCCACAACTGAAGGAGAAGGAGAGTGA